One Oreochromis niloticus isolate F11D_XX linkage group LG16, O_niloticus_UMD_NMBU, whole genome shotgun sequence genomic window carries:
- the hoxd3a gene encoding homeobox protein Hox-D3a has protein sequence MQKATYYDNSGLFGGYTYPKPDSYNYGPAHQSYPTSNIDSDYQGSVCPIQTAAVRPPALKDSDLNGDCMRQSSSQNNNNSQATSVSEQQAPPLSASSPSSNSSASQKKKSPSSSASSSATPALTKQIFPWMKETRQNSKQKNSNNCATAGGEVSDEKSPPGPASKRVRTAYTSAQLVELEKEFHFNRYLCRPRRVEMANLLNLTERQIKIWFQNRRMKYKKDQKSKGLAHSPLGHSPDRSPPLSGPNHIGYSGQLQNVNSLSYDAPSPPSFAKPQQNMYGLAAYTAPLGGCIPQQKRYPGSEYEHHGMQSNGSFANANLQSSPVYVGGNFVDSMPASGPMFNLGHLPHPSSTSVDYSCAAQIPGNHHHGPCDPHPTYTDLTSHQASQGRIQEAPKLTHL, from the exons ATGCAGAAAGCAACATACTACGATAACTCTGGACTTTTTGGAGGCTACACCTACCCCAAACCAGACTCTTACAACTATGGGCCCGCACACCAGTCCTATCCTACTTCAAACATAGACAGCGACTACCAGGGCTCAGTTTGTCCCATTCAGACAGCTGCAGTCCGGCCACCAGCCCTAAAAGACAGTGACCTGAACGGAGACTGCATGCGACAAAGCAGCAgtcaaaataacaacaacagccaAGCGACTAGTGTTTCAGAGCAGCAGGCTCCTCCACTGTCTGCATCTTCCCCTAGCTCCAACAGCTCTGCATCCCAGAAGAAGAAATCTCCATCCAGCAGTGCTTCCAGCAGCGCCACACCAGCCCTCACCAAGCAGATATTCCCCTGGATGAAGGAGACCCGACAGAACTCAAAGCAGAAGAACTCAAACAACTGTGCCACTGCAG GTGGTGAAGTGAGTGATGAGAAAAGCCCACCGGGACCAGCGTCCAAACGGGTCAGAACTGCTTACACCAGCGCGCAACTTGTGGAGCTGGAGAAGGAGTTTCACTTTAACCGCTATCTTTGTCGTCCTCGGAGGGTGGAAATGGCAAATCTGTTGAATCTCACCGAGCGCCAAATAAAGATCTGGTTTCAAAACAGGAGGATGAAATACAAAAAGGACCAGAAGTCTAAAGGGCTGGCGCACTCCCCCCTGGGACATTCCCCGGATAGAAGCCCGCCGCTGAGTGGCCCAAATCACATTGGATACTCTGGCCAGCTCCAAAATGTGAACAGCCTCAGCTATGACGCACCCTCACCCCCGTCCTTTGCCAAACCCCAGCAAAATATGTACGGCTTGGCCGCGTACACGGCACCCTTGGGTGGCTGCATCCCACAACAGAAGAGATACCCGGGCTCCGAGTACGAACACCACGGCATGCAGAGCAACGGCAGCTTTGCCAACGCCAATTTGCAAAGCAGCCCCGTTTACGTGGGTGGGAATTTTGTTGATTCCATGCCAGCCTCGGGCCCCATGTTCAACCTCGGCCATCTTCCCCACCCCTCATCCACCAGTGTGGACTACAGCTGTGCCGCTCAGATCCCAGGAAACCACCACCATGGACCCTGTGATCCCCATCCCACATACACAGACCTCACCTCTCACCAAGCGTCTCAGGGAAGGATTCAGGAAGCGCCTAAACTGACGCATTTGTAA